The DNA segment GCGCTCATTGATATCGGCCTTACAAGCATACGACTGGCTATTATAGTTAATGGACAACTTAAATATATTCGCGTTTTACCCACAGGCCTTATTGTAGCTGCAAAAAAAATAGCCGCTCTTGTGCACATTGAGCCTACTGAGGCTCTTGAGCATCTTATGCGCTTTGGCCTTGAGCAGAACGATAAGCCACATTATACACAAGCAAGTGAAGAAGTATTGCAAGACTTGCTTAACGAATTACGATTTACCATTGTATCCTATACAAGTAAACTTAAAGATTCAGACACTTTAAACGAAGTAATTATTACAGGTGCTGGCGCAGATATACCAGCATTACAAAAACTTGTTGCAACACATATGGATACCAAAAGCGAAATACTGCAAGCTAAAAAGATTATGCATAATGGTCAGATAGATAGCAAAGTAAGTACGTTACCTAATAGTTTTTTAGTCAGTCTTGCAACGGCACTTTCTCTTCCTGTTACCCAAGAATTTAATTTGCAACAAGCTCAAGCAGCACGTCAAGAAGATGCTTTAATTACCCATCAGCTTTTTGCAGCAGGTGTTCTAGCATTACTGCTTATAACTTCTTTTTCTGTGTATAGTTATTTGCGTGTACGTAATTTAAAAAATACCTACCAAGAATCAAGCAAAGAAGCATTAAGTGAAATCAAGCGTGCTTTCAAGCTAAAAGAGTCACAAGCAACTTCTTTAGACACTGCTAATAAACGCGCTAACACACAACTGCAAAGTGAAGAATCAACCTGGCAGCGACTTTCAGCACATAATCGCTATTCGTTGTTAACTATTTTGGCAGCATTAAGCAAATGTATTAACTTTAGTGAACTACGGCTAGATATGCAAACTATAAAAATAAAGAACAATAAAGTGCAACTGTATGGCTCAGTACCTGATTACACAAGCCTTGATATATTGCAACGGCAACTTGAGTGCCCTTTGTTCCATAAAATTGGTAAATTAAACAATATTATCTTTAAATCAGAGCCTATTGAGTTGACGGTTAAAGATGAAGAGGGAGCATAATGGAAGCTCTTAATAAACTTAAGCATACGCTTAAAACAGCTGATACACGCGAGCTATTTATCTATGCAGGAAGCTTTATTGCTGCGTTAAGTATAGTACTGTCATTTGCTTTTTACTTTCACCTAAAGCGGGTAAACTACTACACCCAACAACTCAGCACCCTAGATAAACAACGTAAAGAGGCACGCAATTTGCTTTCTCGTTATAAATTGGTCAATCAACGCCAAACGGAAGTAGAAGATATTTTAAATCAAGATCCTAGTTTTAGAATTGAGCCTATTTATGCAAATCTTATACAAAAATTAGGACTTACCTTCAATCAACCTGAAGCGCCTACATCAGATAATGGTGAAACCGTTAAAGGAAAAACTGAACGTATACTTAAAAGCCGCTTAATTACTATGAGCATGAAGCAGTTAACTGACCTGCTTTCAGCTATTGCAGATATACCACAACTGTATCCGCAAGCTCTTGAAATAACTAAGATACCTAACGCACGCGCCGTTAACGTTGATCTTACTATTGCTACGTTACAACCAACTTCTCCATCAACATAATACTCATGGAGTAGAGTTTATGAATAGATTATTTTACCCATTATTTTTTTCTCTTACATTACTTACTAGCTTTATAAGCAAAGCAGAAACACCAGCAGAATTTTTACCTGTAGTACCTAATGCTGAAGTGCAAGATGCTTTTGAAAAAAGCCAAGTTGTCGCTCAATTGGGACCAAAATATCAAGAATATATACCGTTTGCTTTTGAACGTAAGCCACTACTAGATATTGTTAATACCGTTGTAGCAAGCCGCGGTGCAAATATTATTTTGCCACAACGTCCTGC comes from the Candidatus Dependentiae bacterium genome and includes:
- the pilM gene encoding pilus assembly protein PilM, encoding ALIDIGLTSIRLAIIVNGQLKYIRVLPTGLIVAAKKIAALVHIEPTEALEHLMRFGLEQNDKPHYTQASEEVLQDLLNELRFTIVSYTSKLKDSDTLNEVIITGAGADIPALQKLVATHMDTKSEILQAKKIMHNGQIDSKVSTLPNSFLVSLATALSLPVTQEFNLQQAQAARQEDALITHQLFAAGVLALLLITSFSVYSYLRVRNLKNTYQESSKEALSEIKRAFKLKESQATSLDTANKRANTQLQSEESTWQRLSAHNRYSLLTILAALSKCINFSELRLDMQTIKIKNNKVQLYGSVPDYTSLDILQRQLECPLFHKIGKLNNIIFKSEPIELTVKDEEGA